TGTACCGGAAGAGAATGCTCTGTTTGTGGCCGAGCTGTTCTCCCCCAAAGAAGGGCACTCTATGAGTGCTATCCCTTACGTTTGGAGGGTAGATATTACGGACCCAGCATCCCCCAACACAACCAAGGTGTATCCGAACCCCCCATTGACAATTGCGAATGGAGCATATCTGTTCAATGGATCGGTGTATTGGGCACAGGAGGGGAATTTTACGACTCCTAGCTCCATCGTGCGCATGGATCCTAAGACGTTGAAGACTGAGGTggtaaaaaataatttttacGGCCATCGATTCAACTCATTGAATGACCTTGTCATCTCCGATGAGGGCGTGGCATTTTTTACGGATGGATACTATGGTTGGGACAACTTCAACGACACCCTCTTTCCCGAGTTAGCCAATGGTATCTACCGCTGGGATATGCGCACAGGAAACATCAAGATGGTTGCTGGCGCAGCCGAGGGTGCAttcttcaaccccaatggCCTCGCATTCAGTCAGGACCAGACCAAACTATTTATCACCAACCGGGGGAATTCTAGCTCGGATCCCCATGGTGGCCACACTATATATGTCCATGATGTCACCTCCTCCGGGTTATCAAACCGAAATGTGTTCTCATACTCTGATGCCGGATTTCCCGATGGCATTAAGACTGACAAGGACAACCGAGTCTATGGAGCGGTGACTGGATCGGTCGACGTATATGATTCTCGTGGCACACTCCTTGGGCGGATTAAAATAGCGGACGGTGATGTGGCAGTGAACATGGCATGGGTGGAAAATTGgctctatatttttagccGCAGCAAGATTTATCGCGTTGAACTGATGACTTCTGGCCGCTAACTTCATGTGCTTTCTTCTCATGTATCCCTTTCTCTCAAATGTTGTCTGTTGACATTTTATGTACATCTATCCTGTCCAACAAGGATGCTTTTCAAGTTATGTTCACGGAACTCCCTGTTTGCGAGTACTTAAGTACTTAAGTCAGTGAATTGCGATATAGCGTCTTAGTGGTTAGATCAATCTCAAGCCAAAACTCTGGTCGTCGTGTCATACCTATTCACTGTTGGTATTCCGAAGCGTTCATGTTATATTCTCTCGTCGCCAACTGCGTGTGTCAAGACGCTGGCTATGCTAAGACTTACTGAATATTAATatgatatataatattaagtcTATAGCATGGCTCGAATGGATATAATATATGGATGGATATCGAAGGTAGATATTAGATACCACTGAATTATGAACAAACGTCGCTCAAACGAGATTAGAAATAGTTCCACATAtatcatacatacaaacTGTCTTAATACAGTCTGCCCAAAACGCTTTGTCCTGTCGATAATCTTCTATACTCCTCCAGGGCCGGACTCACAGACTTAGGGCGTTCAGACTCCGTCGACACCTTTGCCGCCGAAATCAACGGCGTGTGTTCCTCTGCCTTAGTCCGAATGTAATAATGctcgtcgtcctcttccaTACCCACGAACCATTTCTCCTTGAATTGTGGACCCTGGGGCCCCGCACCACAAGCACCCTCTAGTCGCGATGTGGCCGGGCTATTGATGGCCAGAGCGAATAGGTTTTGTGGCTCGGTGAAGTCGGTAAGCTGTCGGCCCTTTTCGCTCAACAGGTAGCCTAGACACAGGACACTGGTTACGAAAGTGAGGAACAATACTGGAAAGAAGACGTTCTGCCATTTCTCTGTCCCGCTGGATTGGTAGTCGACGACGCTCACGGTGGCGTTGAAGTACTGAGTCTCGGGTTCGGAGAGGGAGGCGTCTGAGTGATTCCAGTAGGGAAGGAAGGTGGCATTCTCCGTTCCCATGATCAAGGTATTCCCTGCCATCACTGCAAGTGCCTCCGCCAAAGATGGCAGATCGGGCTCAAGAGAGTAGCCGGAGGGCGTGAGCTGCATCAGTAATCGGGCATTGGAGGCCCTGCCATCATTGACTCCCGCATTCAAACTCAAGGAATTGCCCCATTCAGATGCAATGTTTTTCCAATCCAGGCTCCAGTTACCGTCCACTGCATCTGGGAAGAACCGATCGAACTGCCATGGGTTATCCGACTTTTCGCAGTCTGTGCTAAACCTCGCTCCACTGGCAGATGCAGTATATCGTACCGAGCAACGTGGTGTCTTTTTCGCCTTCATTGAGCATAGGGCATAGTCGATTTTAGTGGCATTTGGAGGCTTCCCAAGTACATACATTGTATTGCCGAATGGTGCGGAATGATTCAGGATCGTTTGATTTTCAAAGGGAAGCATTCCGAAGATTGGTGGACGCCATCCATACTTTGGTCCCCATCCGAAAATGTCGTCCACAACAGTTCGATTCAGCCATGAGTTTGGCCATTTAGGTacctccttctcctgttcTGACCACTTCTCCACATCGAATTTCTTTCCAGGCCACATATCATATATCAGTGGCTTCAGCTCACTAGCGTTCATGCCCACACAAAGCACGTTCACGGCAGGACATGGAGCAGCAACCATCATGTCAAATTGGCCCTCCGATGAATTTTGGGGCTGTTTAAGACCGTTAACGGGGTCCTTGGCCGCGGCCAGAACTCCGGCATGAGGCATGGCAGCCGTCACATTCAAGACCATCCGGTTGTAGTGCAGTGACAACTCGGTCATGTTGCTGCGATCGATCCAACTTCCAGTCACTGTTGTGTTGTCGTGTATCGAGCCGGACGGAGGAGGTCGCTCTTCTAGCACAGCCGACGCGTGTTGGCCGTTGGTAATCATACTGCTCCATCCATTCAGATAAGCTATGTAGTTGTGATATGCCTGCCCGACGTGTTGCATTTGGAGACATGTTGTACCACGGTAAAGTGGATCCTCCTCATTAGAGATCGGTGTTTGGCAGTTGATTCCCATGTAATAGGGGTTGAAGAAGTCAGTGGAAACATTCGCCCTTAGGGTTCGGTCTTCGTGCGGTCCTGCGAGCAACTTGGGTGATACTGAATGATCGTGGTCAGAATCATAGATGCCACCAGTGTCATCGTCAATGCGTCTGAGCGTGTGTACTTACCCAATGCCTCCGCCGCCGTTGTATACAGCATGGCGATGATAGTCGCCGTGAGCGTCATCGCACCCAGAAAGGTCAACGCTGAATATCGCAGAGTCTCCCAGTGAACAATCATCGACCCGGGCTGCATGATCCATGTTCGCATGCTCATATCTGAAATGGTGATGCCGTTAGAGTCCTTTTGGAGGGCCCGTCGACTCAAGAACTGCCCCAGACAAGCGACAAAAACCGTAACATACGCCAATTCGATTGTCTTGGCGAACAGCGCGCTCAGAAGGTTGGCTGTCGAGGCGGCGAGCTTGCCGTCCACTCCAACGTAGTTCCCATATCGCGGCTTCAGACACGCGACAAAGAAATACAACCCCGACCACACGGTCGCATACACCGCCAACACCAGGATAGTCATGGGCACCCAGCGAAACCATCGCTGGGCGATTGTATCTCTATGCGGACATCGTACCTCGCTGTCCAAAAGCGCTGTTTTCGAAGTGTGCGACCGCGGCGTTGCGTGCTCCGACAAGTGCGGGGAACGCGATTCTCCCCGCGGACGCACTTCCTCCAAGCCCTCAACGAAGTGGATGGATGCCGGTCTGCGTCTCGCATTTCGGATTCCTAAGCCTACGGTTGAAGAGGTCTCATGGTGGGAGGTGATGTCCTGCTCCTGGTGCGAGGAGGGTGCGCGCTCATAGTGGATGTGGGAACGGTCGGGAGGGTTCGGGTCGAATGGGCTCCAAGACCTCTGTGGTCGGTCAAATTCGGTGGATGATAATCTCGACAACGGAGGTAGAAGGTATTCTTCATGATGTGAAGGCATGATGCCCAGTCAACGACATACGGTGG
This DNA window, taken from Aspergillus flavus chromosome 5, complete sequence, encodes the following:
- a CDS encoding gluconolactonase precursor, yielding MALFTTVLFSLFPTIVFSSGLIVGHSVVEVTQSFNDVFPYENFNRNVTVPMWDTSLLNGKNMSAAQKDLETIANASFIVYDSAFYNLLGIAGPFEQKQVEEIFTFPDPPPYAQRQIHDGSVYVPEENALFVAELFSPKEGHSMSAIPYVWRVDITDPASPNTTKVYPNPPLTIANGAYLFNGSVYWAQEGNFTTPSSIVRMDPKTLKTEVVKNNFYGHRFNSLNDLVISDEGVAFFTDGYYGWDNFNDTLFPELANGIYRWDMRTGNIKMVAGAAEGAFFNPNGLAFSQDQTKLFITNRGNSSSDPHGGHTIYVHDVTSSGLSNRNVFSYSDAGFPDGIKTDKDNRVYGAVTGSVDVYDSRGTLLGRIKIADGDVAVNMAWVENWLYIFSRSKIYRVELMTSGR